A single Tuberibacillus sp. Marseille-P3662 DNA region contains:
- a CDS encoding acyl-CoA thioesterase gives MEKKPARFSRIVNTSQVLIGDLNNYNTLFGGVLMKKLDDSATLSARRHSRAKECVTASTDSIDFLCAIDQSDSVCVESFVSYTGKSSMEIFCKVIAENMISGERRIAATAFLTFVALDENKKPIEVPEVLPETEEEQILYESGHERAERRKERKKKSKELAESITLKKPWDQDPSITGTLNR, from the coding sequence TTGGAAAAAAAACCAGCTCGATTCAGTCGAATTGTCAACACAAGTCAAGTATTAATTGGTGATCTCAATAATTATAATACGCTGTTTGGCGGCGTTTTAATGAAAAAATTGGATGATAGTGCCACGCTATCAGCAAGACGTCATTCTCGTGCCAAAGAATGTGTGACGGCTTCAACCGATTCTATAGATTTTTTATGTGCCATTGATCAATCGGACTCAGTATGCGTAGAATCCTTTGTTTCTTATACTGGCAAGAGTTCGATGGAGATTTTTTGTAAAGTGATCGCTGAAAACATGATTTCAGGGGAACGGCGAATCGCAGCGACCGCTTTTCTAACGTTTGTCGCTCTAGATGAAAACAAAAAACCGATAGAAGTTCCAGAAGTATTGCCGGAAACAGAAGAAGAGCAGATATTATATGAATCCGGACATGAACGCGCGGAGCGTCGCAAAGAAAGGAAAAAGAAAAGCAAGGAACTAGCTGAATCCATTACCTTGAAAAAACCATGGGATCAAGATCCATCTATTACTGGTACATTAAATCGATAA
- the cidR gene encoding cidABC operon transcriptional activator CidR yields MDIRHLQYFIEVSRFNSFTRAAEHLFVTQPTISKMIKNLESELGVTLFEREGRKIVLTDAGQVVLEQAQVINKAFKNLEIELNDLLDLKKGHISMGLPPMIGSRFFPSIIGRFREQYPEITIQLVEDGSKKIEEDVAAGNLDIGVVVLPTHDDILNTFSFVEEDLKLVIHPEHPLAQKETIRLSDVRHEPFILFHDDFVLHDRMIDACHRAGFEPQIMSESSQWDFIGEMVGSKLGVTLLPESICRELNGHVKTIAIVDPIIDWHLGVIWRKDRYLSYATKEWLHFMKEALQDKY; encoded by the coding sequence TTGGATATTAGACATCTGCAATATTTTATCGAAGTTAGCCGATTTAACAGTTTCACACGGGCAGCTGAGCATTTGTTTGTGACGCAGCCGACCATCAGCAAAATGATTAAGAATCTCGAAAGTGAACTCGGCGTGACATTGTTTGAACGTGAAGGGCGAAAGATTGTCTTAACGGATGCGGGTCAGGTGGTTTTGGAACAGGCACAAGTGATTAATAAAGCCTTTAAAAATTTAGAAATCGAACTCAATGACCTTTTAGATCTTAAGAAAGGCCACATTAGTATGGGACTCCCTCCCATGATTGGTTCCCGATTTTTTCCAAGTATTATTGGTCGCTTTCGTGAGCAGTACCCGGAGATTACCATTCAGTTGGTCGAAGACGGCTCAAAGAAGATTGAAGAAGATGTGGCTGCCGGTAACCTGGATATTGGCGTCGTCGTTTTGCCAACTCATGACGATATCTTGAATACATTTTCCTTTGTTGAAGAAGACTTGAAATTAGTGATCCATCCAGAACATCCATTGGCTCAGAAAGAAACGATACGATTAAGTGATGTGAGACATGAGCCATTTATATTATTCCATGACGATTTTGTCCTCCATGATCGAATGATTGATGCATGCCATAGGGCAGGGTTTGAGCCGCAAATTATGTCTGAAAGTTCCCAGTGGGATTTTATTGGCGAAATGGTCGGATCCAAACTTGGCGTGACTCTTTTGCCTGAAAGCATTTGTCGAGAACTGAATGGTCACGTTAAAACCATCGCTATTGTAGACCCTATAATCGACTGGCATCTTGGTGTGATATGGCGCAAAGATCGTTACTTATCGTATGCAACGAAAGAATGGTTACATTTTATGAAAGAAGCTTTACAGGACAAATATTGA